The following proteins come from a genomic window of Pirellula staleyi DSM 6068:
- a CDS encoding VWA domain-containing protein → MEPSQTPQPRVGGVIHTYQQYDPLNFPSPTQPPPDLVSPAMDHLLMYGESRRLTPEELARAIRLDPSQIAGLGPSIDALLAMLRERKRKILAKFETRSVQNVAKKDFQRSAGKLDPPKELEKRFRRAVAEEQLRDLEMLWYAAGDDTSRFARGLVQLVENLGEKYQIDQLASKYEFTGQEPLTVPEALAVKDELEKIDKLIAQLEEARKNAQIAIIDLELLEQFTEPGDLEKLEELQRMTEDLVREMAERQGLEQENGTFRVTPKAMRIFQSKLLEKIFSKLDASRTGRHQGPIVGEGSVEMQATRPYEFGDSLSEMDIPQTMINALLRTGGAGPVGLKGEDIVVHRTRNAPKCATAVIMDMSGSMRNDGQYVNVKRMALALEGLIRREYPGDYLQFIEMFTFAKPVRSGEIAELMPKRVTLFDPVVRLKIDMSRSDISEYRIPPHFTNIQRSLHQARQFLSTQDTPNRQIILITDGLPTAHFQGEWLYLLYPPDPLTEAATMREGMLCAREGITINLFLLPSWSQSEEDIRFAYRLAESTKGRVFFTAGRDLDRFVVWDYVSRKREIMS, encoded by the coding sequence CCAGACGCCCCAGCCGCGTGTAGGTGGTGTGATTCACACGTATCAGCAGTACGATCCCCTGAATTTTCCGAGCCCGACCCAGCCACCTCCGGACCTCGTCTCGCCGGCGATGGACCATTTGCTGATGTACGGCGAGTCGCGTCGGCTGACCCCCGAGGAACTTGCTCGGGCCATTCGACTCGACCCGAGCCAGATTGCCGGACTGGGGCCGAGCATCGATGCGTTGCTCGCCATGCTCCGCGAACGCAAACGAAAAATCTTAGCCAAGTTCGAGACACGTTCGGTCCAAAACGTCGCCAAAAAAGATTTTCAGCGGTCGGCTGGAAAACTCGATCCCCCTAAGGAACTCGAGAAGCGTTTTCGACGGGCAGTGGCTGAAGAACAGCTCCGCGACCTCGAAATGCTCTGGTACGCCGCTGGGGACGACACGTCGCGTTTTGCGCGGGGGCTAGTGCAGCTGGTCGAGAATCTGGGCGAGAAATACCAGATCGATCAGCTCGCTTCGAAGTATGAATTCACCGGGCAAGAGCCGCTGACGGTCCCCGAAGCATTAGCGGTGAAGGACGAACTCGAGAAGATCGACAAACTGATCGCGCAGCTCGAAGAGGCTCGCAAGAATGCCCAGATCGCGATTATCGATCTCGAACTGCTTGAGCAGTTTACTGAGCCGGGGGATCTCGAAAAACTCGAAGAATTACAGCGCATGACAGAGGATCTAGTGCGCGAAATGGCCGAGCGACAAGGGCTCGAGCAAGAGAATGGCACCTTCCGCGTCACTCCCAAGGCGATGCGCATTTTTCAGAGCAAACTGCTCGAAAAAATCTTTAGTAAACTCGATGCCTCGCGAACCGGTCGCCACCAGGGACCGATCGTCGGAGAAGGCTCGGTCGAGATGCAGGCGACACGCCCTTACGAATTTGGCGATTCGCTGTCGGAAATGGATATTCCCCAAACGATGATCAACGCGCTGCTGCGAACCGGCGGCGCTGGTCCTGTCGGTTTGAAGGGAGAAGATATCGTTGTCCACCGCACGCGCAATGCCCCGAAGTGCGCCACAGCCGTGATCATGGACATGAGCGGCTCGATGCGCAACGATGGTCAGTACGTGAACGTCAAACGGATGGCGCTGGCGCTCGAGGGGCTGATTCGCCGCGAATATCCGGGCGATTATCTGCAGTTCATTGAAATGTTTACCTTCGCCAAGCCGGTGCGCTCCGGGGAAATCGCCGAGCTGATGCCCAAACGGGTCACGCTGTTCGATCCGGTGGTGCGGCTGAAAATCGATATGAGCCGCAGCGATATCAGCGAGTACCGGATCCCGCCTCACTTCACCAACATTCAGCGCTCGCTGCATCAGGCGCGTCAGTTTTTGTCGACGCAGGATACTCCGAACCGGCAGATCATTTTGATTACCGACGGTCTTCCCACGGCACATTTTCAAGGGGAATGGCTCTACCTGCTCTATCCCCCAGATCCATTGACCGAAGCGGCCACCATGCGCGAAGGGATGCTGTGTGCTCGCGAAGGGATCACCATCAACTTGTTCCTGCTGCCGAGTTGGTCGCAGTCGGAAGAAGATATCCGGTTTGCCTATCGGCTTGCGGAAAGCACCAAGGGACGTGTCTTCTTCACAGCGGGGCGCGATCTCGACCGTTTTGTGGTGTGGGACTACGTCAGCCGCAAACGGGAGATCATGAGCTAA
- the ilvA gene encoding threonine ammonia-lyase, which yields MEAVTIDDIRAAASRIAGGVLVTPCTYAAALSQLTGCELYCKLEMLQRTGSFKERGARNALLLLDETSRHKGVIAASAGNHALALAHHGAELGIPVTVVMPSYAPLVKQVNSRKLGARVIVSGNSFAEARAKADELVEREGLTYVHGYDDPAVIAGQGTLGLELLEQVENLDAVVVPVGGGGLLAGVALAIKSVKPSVQVIAVEAAAAAGYSAALAHGRVVPMHCGPTLADGLAVSSVGRFAFQVARDRVDQVVQVSEPQIARAVVRLMELERSVVEGAGSAGLAAVCGPLQEQLAGKRVAIVLCGGNIDLLIVSRLIEVALASDGRLARFSAVISDRPGGLAQFATAVATIGASIQQVEHERIFAGPDMAAVTVRCTVETRDRNHMQDLYQHLRSFGIVVTPLDDLATI from the coding sequence ATGGAAGCAGTGACTATCGACGATATTCGTGCAGCCGCCAGCCGCATTGCCGGTGGTGTGCTGGTTACCCCCTGCACCTACGCTGCTGCGCTATCGCAGCTCACCGGGTGCGAGCTTTATTGCAAGCTCGAGATGCTGCAGCGGACCGGCAGCTTTAAAGAGCGCGGCGCTCGCAACGCGCTGCTGCTGCTCGACGAAACCTCGCGCCACAAAGGGGTGATCGCGGCGAGCGCCGGCAATCACGCGCTCGCCTTGGCGCATCATGGGGCGGAACTCGGCATCCCTGTCACGGTCGTGATGCCGAGCTATGCGCCGCTGGTGAAGCAGGTGAATTCGCGCAAGCTCGGAGCCCGCGTGATTGTGTCGGGCAATAGTTTTGCCGAGGCCCGCGCCAAAGCCGATGAACTAGTCGAGCGCGAAGGTCTGACCTACGTGCATGGCTACGATGATCCCGCCGTGATTGCAGGGCAGGGGACACTCGGTCTGGAACTGCTGGAGCAGGTCGAGAACCTCGATGCTGTGGTCGTTCCCGTCGGTGGTGGGGGACTGCTGGCAGGGGTTGCGCTCGCCATCAAGTCGGTGAAGCCGAGCGTTCAAGTGATCGCTGTCGAAGCAGCTGCTGCTGCGGGCTATTCCGCTGCACTGGCCCACGGTCGGGTGGTGCCGATGCACTGCGGACCAACGCTGGCCGATGGTTTGGCGGTCTCGAGTGTCGGCCGATTCGCGTTTCAAGTCGCGCGCGATCGTGTCGATCAAGTGGTGCAAGTGAGCGAGCCACAGATCGCGCGGGCTGTGGTGCGGCTGATGGAGCTCGAGCGGAGCGTGGTCGAAGGAGCTGGCTCGGCGGGGCTTGCTGCCGTGTGCGGGCCGCTGCAAGAACAGCTGGCGGGAAAACGTGTCGCAATTGTGCTTTGCGGCGGAAATATCGATCTTTTGATCGTCAGTCGACTGATTGAAGTGGCGCTGGCGAGCGATGGACGTCTCGCGCGATTCTCGGCGGTGATTAGCGATCGTCCTGGTGGACTCGCGCAGTTTGCTACAGCAGTGGCAACGATCGGCGCGAGCATTCAGCAAGTCGAACACGAACGCATCTTTGCAGGTCCCGACATGGCTGCGGTGACGGTGCGCTGCACGGTGGAAACGCGCGATCGCAATCACATGCAAGATCTCTATCAACATCTCCGCTCGTTTGGCATTGTCGTCACACCGCTCGATGATCTGGCCACGATCTAG
- a CDS encoding DUF4919 domain-containing protein has protein sequence MQREFARFVEEPTRANYLAARAALLAKSPIPVDATDLAHLGAMLDAGEYDEALARLELLPPSAAISPRVHFLAAEAAEATGDDENVELERYLFVICLQAMLATGSGTSAEPYQVCHPSDEYDLLEVLELTPAAQRLEEYEGRLFDVLLCTTGREVWFDMSHRLGLPGSKKRMTTPPRRRARVRVVRPDAGHRRGASTAVKSPRTAKTARKTSVSPRKRVTRLEHDDA, from the coding sequence ATGCAGCGCGAGTTCGCACGCTTCGTCGAAGAGCCAACGCGAGCCAATTATTTGGCGGCACGCGCTGCGCTCCTGGCGAAGTCGCCGATACCTGTCGATGCAACCGACCTCGCACATTTGGGAGCGATGCTCGATGCGGGTGAGTACGACGAAGCGCTTGCGCGGCTCGAACTGCTCCCACCCTCGGCAGCCATCTCGCCCCGCGTTCACTTCTTAGCAGCGGAAGCGGCTGAAGCAACCGGCGACGACGAGAACGTCGAACTCGAGCGCTATCTGTTCGTCATCTGCTTGCAGGCGATGCTCGCCACTGGCAGTGGAACTTCTGCCGAGCCGTACCAGGTTTGCCATCCCTCGGATGAATATGATTTGCTCGAAGTGCTCGAGCTCACTCCCGCAGCACAGCGGTTGGAAGAGTACGAAGGTCGGCTGTTCGACGTGCTGCTTTGCACCACCGGCCGCGAAGTCTGGTTCGATATGTCGCATCGCCTGGGGCTGCCGGGCTCCAAAAAGCGAATGACGACGCCACCTCGCCGCCGAGCGCGGGTGCGTGTGGTGCGTCCCGATGCGGGGCATCGGCGCGGCGCATCGACCGCCGTGAAAAGCCCTCGCACAGCAAAAACTGCTCGAAAAACGAGCGTTTCTCCGCGTAAACGGGTCACTCGGCTCGAGCACGACGACGCGTAA
- a CDS encoding alpha/beta hydrolase-fold protein, giving the protein MSRALRARWIACRWLMVCAMIALLLRPAPAMGEVLTLKNGTQLEGVLGKIASLGSDPLKSEGSGEIKLKRVIVVDDELRRVFVGTHQVAVEPAPSPATGFERIKIPQRVAIAGRSIGGIGPILRVTPFDEWGRRIFSMSSAQGTIDVVQGITEITPTYTKVEALQGRDQYIWTMRIATSSIPRQTLSKILLNRLNAKNPDERLRIVRLYIQSDRIQDARAELEALIKDFPELDYLNEQVTTLNQLGSQRLLKEIQFRRDAGQHQLAFAMLEKFPPDGVAGETLIKVSEMLSQYEEVRTRGEQVIKLLGQHQSELKDEKLKAELTPILAEIAAEVNIHTLDRLSDYVRLSDDEKLPAEQKLSIAISGWLLGTGSGLDNIAVSRSLVVVRDVARKYLVAATKPDRDALLAQLRSQEGATPGNLAKILANMKPQVETPIYPPQPDQPPGAEPAAPPPAPAPNALLKMPAAAAGEKVAPAAFGEDLLRGAAPQAPVNRQVADEQQLEGAEQPSTVEYGNAPGLLQVRVPGLSEDPEIIYYVQLPPEYDPYKKYPVVVTLSGAGTTPIQQIDWWCGNYSPEANTRYGQATRHGYIVIAPRWTREHQRKYEFSAREHAAVLYSLRDACKRFSVDTDRVFLTGHSMGGDAAWDVALAHPDLWAGVLPVVAMSDKYVPRYWENGSQLPMYFVCGEKDGNKMAENAGDWDRYLTRTGWDVTIVQYQGRGHEHFHDEIQKMCDWMALHKRNFFPKEVEVVTMRPWDNFFWWLELDRMPPASMVVPVQWPPPRTSQVARTKANLTATNGVMVSSAAQKVTIWLSPEMVDFSAKISITVNGRRQAAPQPAIDVILEDARTRADRLHPFWAKVEN; this is encoded by the coding sequence ATGTCACGAGCGCTGCGGGCCCGATGGATCGCCTGTCGCTGGCTGATGGTTTGCGCCATGATCGCGCTCCTGCTGCGCCCCGCCCCGGCGATGGGGGAAGTGCTGACGCTGAAAAACGGCACGCAGCTCGAAGGTGTGCTCGGCAAGATCGCCAGCCTCGGTTCCGATCCGCTGAAGTCCGAAGGCTCGGGCGAGATCAAGCTCAAACGAGTGATCGTGGTCGACGACGAACTGCGGCGCGTTTTTGTCGGCACGCATCAGGTGGCTGTCGAACCGGCTCCTTCGCCAGCCACCGGTTTTGAGCGGATCAAAATTCCTCAGCGTGTGGCAATCGCCGGCCGCTCGATCGGTGGTATCGGCCCGATTTTGCGAGTCACTCCGTTCGATGAATGGGGACGCCGCATCTTTTCGATGAGCTCGGCGCAAGGGACGATCGACGTCGTGCAAGGGATCACCGAGATCACCCCCACCTACACCAAGGTCGAAGCGCTGCAAGGTCGCGATCAATACATCTGGACCATGCGAATCGCCACCAGTTCGATTCCCCGGCAAACGCTCAGCAAGATTTTGCTCAATCGCCTGAATGCCAAAAATCCCGACGAGCGGCTGCGGATCGTGCGGCTCTACATCCAGTCGGATCGTATTCAAGATGCTCGCGCAGAACTCGAAGCCCTGATCAAAGATTTTCCGGAGCTCGACTATCTCAACGAGCAAGTGACCACGCTCAATCAACTCGGCTCGCAGCGACTGCTCAAAGAAATTCAGTTCCGCCGCGATGCCGGGCAGCATCAGCTGGCGTTTGCCATGCTCGAGAAGTTTCCTCCCGATGGTGTGGCAGGTGAAACGCTCATCAAGGTGAGCGAAATGCTGTCGCAGTACGAGGAAGTTCGCACCCGTGGCGAGCAAGTGATCAAACTGCTCGGCCAGCACCAAAGCGAGCTGAAGGACGAGAAGCTGAAAGCCGAATTGACGCCGATTCTCGCGGAAATTGCGGCCGAAGTGAACATCCATACGCTCGACCGACTGTCGGACTATGTCCGTCTGTCCGACGACGAAAAACTTCCCGCCGAGCAAAAGTTGTCGATCGCCATCAGCGGCTGGTTGCTCGGAACCGGGAGTGGTCTGGATAATATTGCCGTCAGCCGCTCGCTGGTGGTGGTGCGCGATGTGGCACGCAAGTATCTCGTTGCGGCCACCAAGCCCGACCGCGATGCACTCCTGGCGCAGCTTCGCTCGCAAGAAGGAGCGACTCCCGGGAATCTGGCAAAGATTCTTGCGAACATGAAGCCGCAGGTCGAAACGCCGATCTATCCGCCGCAGCCCGATCAGCCACCTGGAGCCGAGCCAGCTGCGCCGCCGCCAGCGCCAGCCCCGAATGCGCTACTGAAGATGCCAGCCGCTGCTGCTGGCGAGAAAGTGGCCCCCGCTGCGTTTGGCGAAGATCTGCTCCGTGGCGCGGCACCCCAAGCGCCGGTGAATCGCCAGGTCGCCGACGAGCAGCAGCTCGAAGGTGCCGAGCAGCCCTCGACCGTCGAGTATGGCAACGCCCCTGGACTGTTGCAGGTGCGCGTGCCAGGTCTGTCGGAAGATCCTGAGATCATCTACTACGTGCAGCTGCCGCCCGAATACGATCCTTACAAAAAGTATCCGGTTGTGGTGACTCTCTCGGGGGCGGGTACGACGCCGATTCAGCAAATCGATTGGTGGTGCGGCAACTATTCGCCTGAAGCCAACACACGCTATGGTCAAGCGACGCGTCATGGCTATATCGTGATCGCTCCTCGCTGGACGCGTGAGCATCAGCGGAAGTACGAATTCTCGGCCCGCGAGCATGCGGCGGTGCTCTACTCGCTGCGCGATGCCTGCAAGCGTTTTTCGGTCGACACCGATCGGGTGTTTCTCACGGGGCACTCGATGGGGGGCGATGCTGCCTGGGATGTGGCCCTGGCTCATCCCGACCTCTGGGCCGGCGTTTTGCCGGTCGTGGCGATGTCGGATAAGTACGTGCCGCGCTACTGGGAAAATGGCTCGCAGCTGCCGATGTACTTCGTCTGCGGTGAAAAAGATGGAAATAAAATGGCGGAGAATGCGGGAGATTGGGACCGCTATCTCACACGCACCGGCTGGGATGTGACGATCGTGCAGTACCAGGGTCGCGGCCACGAGCATTTCCACGACGAGATCCAGAAAATGTGCGACTGGATGGCGCTCCACAAACGAAACTTCTTTCCCAAAGAGGTGGAAGTGGTGACGATGCGTCCGTGGGACAATTTCTTCTGGTGGCTCGAACTCGATCGGATGCCACCCGCTTCGATGGTGGTTCCAGTGCAGTGGCCACCCCCGCGCACTTCGCAAGTGGCCCGGACCAAAGCCAACCTCACTGCCACCAACGGCGTGATGGTCAGCTCGGCGGCGCAGAAGGTCACAATCTGGCTTTCACCCGAAATGGTCGACTTTAGTGCCAAAATCTCGATCACCGTGAACGGGCGTCGGCAAGCGGCTCCGCAGCCTGCGATCGATGTCATCTTGGAAGATGCGCGAACCCGGGCCGATCGGCTGCATCCCTTCTGGGCGAAGGTAGAGAACTGA
- the dapA gene encoding 4-hydroxy-tetrahydrodipicolinate synthase has product MPRKGAAFAGLSVALVTPFKNGEVDYDLLRKQVEFQVDAGTNCLCPVGTTGESPTLSHDEHEKVISVVVETARGRCKVMPGTGSNSTREALRLTKWAAKEGADAALVVAPYYNKPTQEGFFQHYKALAEEVSIPICVYNIPGRTGKNIEPETIARMADLPNITMVKEATGSLDQASQILATTDLTILSGDDSLTLPLLSVGGEGVISVVGNIVPKDMLALLAAFRENRAADATQLHHKLFYLCRDMLGLATNPIPLKAAMKLLGRDTGELRLPMTELEPAGEAKLRKSLAAYGLL; this is encoded by the coding sequence ATGCCGCGCAAAGGTGCTGCGTTCGCTGGTCTTTCGGTTGCCCTGGTCACGCCATTCAAAAATGGCGAAGTCGACTACGACTTGCTCCGAAAACAGGTCGAGTTTCAGGTCGACGCCGGGACCAACTGCCTTTGCCCCGTCGGCACGACCGGCGAATCACCGACCCTCTCGCACGACGAGCACGAAAAAGTGATCTCGGTGGTTGTCGAGACCGCTCGGGGCCGCTGCAAAGTGATGCCGGGAACCGGCAGCAACAGCACCCGCGAAGCGCTCCGACTCACCAAGTGGGCCGCAAAGGAAGGGGCCGATGCCGCTCTGGTCGTCGCCCCGTATTACAACAAGCCGACCCAAGAGGGGTTCTTTCAGCACTACAAAGCACTCGCTGAAGAAGTCAGCATTCCGATCTGCGTCTATAACATCCCCGGCCGCACTGGAAAAAACATCGAGCCTGAAACGATCGCCCGCATGGCCGACCTTCCTAACATCACCATGGTGAAGGAAGCGACCGGCTCGCTCGATCAAGCCTCGCAAATCCTGGCGACCACCGATCTGACGATCCTGAGTGGCGACGACAGCCTCACTTTGCCGCTGCTGTCGGTGGGTGGCGAAGGGGTGATCTCGGTTGTCGGCAACATTGTTCCCAAAGATATGCTCGCGCTGCTGGCGGCTTTCCGCGAAAACCGTGCTGCCGATGCCACTCAGTTGCACCATAAGCTGTTTTATCTCTGCCGCGATATGCTCGGACTGGCGACCAACCCCATTCCGCTGAAGGCCGCCATGAAACTCCTCGGCCGCGATACGGGCGAACTCCGCCTGCCAATGACCGAGCTCGAACCTGCTGGCGAAGCCAAGCTCCGCAAAAGCCTCGCAGCTTACGGCCTGCTCTAA
- the mgtE gene encoding magnesium transporter, giving the protein MINTLFLPELREMLAENNVAELREFCTALHPARTAEFMEGLSPQETWAVLRHADLALKEEIFLYFGHDRQIAIIEGEDRSEVAELLADLPADDRVDLLHDVAPDVVEEILPLLPLHERREIIRLRAYEEDTAGSMMTTECAMLSESLSVRDALAELTRVAEHLETIHYIYVVDKDVHLRGVVSSRRLVTALCKPDQKLADVMDTDLVFVNAMDHRDEVTSRVAKYDLSAIPVVDDQRRLIGIITHDDVIDAVRQEATEDAQRIAGVAPLDEGYLQTGLVELWWKRGVWLTILFVTAMFTASALRAYEVKLSQWSWLVMFIPLIMSSGGNSGNQSATLIITALAAGNVRLRDWKLILWRELRVGLMLGGVLAVLGLGISFILTMGEKGTSDQTLWPLVIPITVLLVVTCGAVTGSLLPLLFKRLGLDPSLMSNPFVAAISDILAIVIYMTVSVLLLRPTS; this is encoded by the coding sequence ATGATTAACACGCTCTTCCTGCCAGAACTGCGCGAGATGCTCGCGGAGAATAACGTGGCGGAACTGCGCGAATTCTGCACGGCGCTTCATCCGGCGCGAACTGCTGAGTTCATGGAAGGTTTATCGCCGCAAGAGACGTGGGCTGTGCTGCGGCATGCCGACCTGGCTTTGAAGGAAGAGATCTTTCTCTACTTCGGTCACGATCGTCAGATCGCCATCATCGAAGGTGAAGACCGGAGCGAAGTGGCCGAACTGCTCGCCGATCTGCCGGCCGATGATCGCGTCGACTTGCTGCACGATGTGGCGCCCGATGTGGTCGAAGAGATTCTGCCTCTGTTGCCGCTTCACGAGCGCCGCGAAATCATTCGCCTGCGGGCTTATGAAGAAGATACCGCCGGTTCGATGATGACGACCGAATGCGCGATGCTTTCGGAGTCGCTCTCGGTCCGCGATGCTCTCGCCGAACTCACGCGCGTGGCCGAGCATCTGGAAACGATCCACTACATCTATGTGGTCGATAAAGATGTGCATCTGCGAGGCGTTGTTTCATCGCGACGTCTGGTAACCGCGCTCTGCAAACCGGATCAAAAACTGGCCGACGTCATGGACACCGATCTGGTGTTCGTCAATGCGATGGATCATCGCGATGAAGTGACTTCGCGCGTGGCCAAGTACGACTTGTCGGCGATTCCGGTGGTTGATGATCAGCGTCGATTGATCGGCATTATTACCCACGACGACGTCATCGATGCCGTGCGCCAAGAGGCCACCGAAGATGCCCAGCGTATCGCCGGTGTGGCACCACTCGACGAAGGCTACCTGCAAACCGGGCTCGTAGAACTGTGGTGGAAACGAGGGGTTTGGCTCACGATATTGTTCGTCACCGCCATGTTCACCGCCTCGGCCTTGCGGGCCTATGAAGTGAAGCTGTCGCAGTGGTCGTGGCTGGTGATGTTCATCCCGCTGATCATGTCGAGTGGCGGCAACTCTGGCAATCAATCAGCGACCCTGATCATCACGGCACTGGCGGCTGGCAACGTACGACTGCGCGACTGGAAACTCATCCTGTGGCGCGAACTGCGCGTCGGACTGATGCTCGGTGGTGTACTTGCCGTGCTTGGGCTCGGCATCTCGTTCATCCTGACGATGGGTGAAAAAGGGACGAGCGATCAAACGCTCTGGCCCCTCGTGATCCCGATCACCGTGCTGCTGGTGGTTACCTGCGGCGCTGTCACCGGTTCGCTACTGCCGCTGCTGTTCAAGCGACTCGGACTCGATCCTTCGCTGATGAGCAATCCGTTCGTCGCCGCGATCAGCGATATCTTGGCGATCGTGATCTACATGACCGTTTCGGTCCTGCTGCTCCGTCCCACCTCGTGA
- a CDS encoding glutamine amidotransferase, protein MRQLFRLAVGGMDRQTSPRAMIAALLSALSREGQTPQLFLGKSLPGQSSCGELACGEPDLGRVIASRATRHIDSWTMSRCKASQLVSDGCLDASFALVHGNFGPHSLGPNVQPGAEPNSPLEYPLGSSLSELAKWLDLAKIAVVDASQPMRGHLPCSATHVDGVLLDQLAPADLTRWQVEVESLWGTKVIGYLPRTSAPRREFELAGRNCSLSKELCDQLGNALLENLDLSRLLDVARRQNRPWQFEEVDRFATSRPLRVAIAWDEDFTGYFPDTIDRLEAAGAKLSDFSPRRCERIPEDCDLVYIGGARPQAPWQRIASNHCLMQSLRAHAMRGGRVYAEAEGAGLLCRELVLDSGVSLPMAGLLPIRASQPKLIDGLPRPSQPTTVQATQSSWLLGEAHDFSTSTLRAYEAKAWHLDIDRATELLATSADGEPLIIGSGNVVASQVWLHFAAMPELLARLIAGKSLVSDWAPQLR, encoded by the coding sequence ATGCGGCAGCTTTTTCGTTTGGCAGTGGGAGGGATGGACCGGCAAACTTCGCCGCGTGCGATGATAGCAGCCCTGCTGTCGGCACTTTCGCGAGAAGGACAAACCCCCCAGCTGTTTCTGGGTAAGAGCTTGCCGGGTCAGTCGTCGTGTGGCGAATTAGCCTGTGGTGAGCCCGATCTGGGGCGTGTGATCGCCAGCCGTGCGACCCGACACATCGACAGCTGGACAATGTCGCGTTGTAAAGCGTCGCAGCTGGTTTCTGATGGCTGCCTCGATGCCAGTTTTGCTCTGGTTCACGGCAACTTTGGCCCGCACTCGCTCGGACCTAACGTGCAGCCAGGAGCGGAGCCGAACAGTCCACTCGAATATCCCCTGGGAAGTTCGCTTAGCGAGCTCGCCAAGTGGCTCGATCTGGCGAAGATTGCGGTGGTCGATGCCAGTCAGCCGATGCGTGGGCATCTCCCGTGCAGCGCGACACATGTCGACGGCGTGCTGCTCGATCAGCTTGCTCCAGCCGATCTGACACGGTGGCAGGTGGAAGTTGAGTCGCTGTGGGGAACGAAGGTGATCGGCTACCTTCCCAGGACATCAGCCCCGCGTCGCGAGTTCGAACTGGCGGGTCGGAATTGCTCGCTGAGCAAAGAGTTGTGCGACCAACTGGGCAATGCGCTGCTCGAAAATCTTGATCTTTCGCGACTGCTCGATGTGGCTCGACGCCAAAATCGTCCGTGGCAATTCGAGGAAGTTGATCGCTTTGCAACGTCGCGCCCGCTGCGAGTAGCGATTGCGTGGGACGAAGACTTCACCGGCTATTTTCCCGATACGATCGACCGACTGGAAGCAGCCGGGGCGAAGCTGAGCGACTTCTCGCCGCGACGCTGTGAACGAATCCCCGAAGACTGCGATCTGGTGTATATCGGCGGCGCTCGTCCTCAAGCACCCTGGCAACGGATTGCGTCGAACCACTGCCTGATGCAATCGCTGCGAGCCCATGCAATGCGTGGAGGCCGGGTGTATGCCGAGGCTGAAGGGGCTGGACTTCTGTGCCGCGAATTGGTGCTCGACAGCGGAGTTTCGTTGCCGATGGCAGGTCTTTTGCCAATTCGTGCCTCGCAGCCAAAATTGATCGATGGGCTTCCGCGACCCTCGCAGCCGACCACGGTGCAGGCGACGCAAAGCTCGTGGCTACTCGGTGAAGCGCACGACTTCTCGACTTCCACGCTGCGAGCCTACGAGGCCAAAGCGTGGCACCTCGACATCGATCGTGCGACCGAGCTTTTGGCCACAAGTGCGGATGGCGAGCCACTAATCATCGGTAGTGGCAATGTAGTTGCCAGTCAGGTGTGGCTCCACTTCGCAGCGATGCCCGAATTATTGGCTCGGCTCATCGCCGGTAAGTCGCTCGTGAGCGACTGGGCTCCGCAGCTCCGCTAG